A stretch of the Lactuca sativa cultivar Salinas chromosome 9, Lsat_Salinas_v11, whole genome shotgun sequence genome encodes the following:
- the LOC111903434 gene encoding WAT1-related protein At1g09380 isoform X2, giving the protein MHAFSFLQFEFAGMNILSKLALDSGMNPYIHVAYRQMFASVTLGPLAYFIERGKRPRMTWSIFIQVFFCSVFGLTANQITYFVGLKNSTPTIACALSNLLPAITFVLAVIFKQENAKLKTLAGQAKLMGTLIGVGGAMLLSMYHGPIVPISESGIDVNIMKNQITKDSNGDTQGNLIGPILIIISAFTWAIWFIIQARMGNIYPAPYSSSALMMALATFECSVFGLIMEPHLHEWSLVPAIRAISCIYSGVVCSGIGVCMMSWCIDKKGPFFVSVFSPLLLVIVAALSWALLREKLYLGTLLGSLLIVLGLYCVLWGKTKEMEFVQKEEESQDTKEDMEMQ; this is encoded by the exons ATGCATGCATTTTCTTTTCTACAA TTTGAATTTGCAGGTATGAACATCCTCTCAAAGCTTGCATTGGATTCTGGCATGAATCCTTACATCCATGTTGCCTACCGTCAGATGTTTGCTTCAGTCACCCTTGGCCCTTTGGCATATTTCATCGAAAG AGGGAAAAGACCTCGAATGACTTGGTCAATTTTTATCCAAGTTTTCTTCTGTTCGGTTTTTGG GTTGACAGCGAACCAAATCACATACTTTGTTGGTTTAAAGAACTCAACGCCAACCATTGCATGTGCGTTATCAAATCTCCTTCCAGCAATCACTTTTGTCCTTGCCGTCATCTTCAA gCAAGAAAATGCAAAGTTAAAGACATTGGCTGGACAAGCAAAGTTGATGGGAACATTAATCGGGGTGGGGGGTGCCATGCTCTTGTCTATGTACCATGGACCTATTGTACCAATTAGTGAATCAGGCATTGACGTAAACATTATGAAGAATCAGATCACCAAAGATTCGAATGGGGATACTCAAGGGAATCTCATTGGTCCAATTTTAATCATCATCAGTGCTTTCACTTGGGCTATTTGGTTCATTATCCAA GCAAGAATGGGCAACATTTATCCAGCACCCTATTCGAGCTCAGCGTTGATGATGGCATTGGCCACATTTGAATGCTCAGTATTTGGTCTAATCATGGAGCCGCACTTGCATGAATGGTCTCTGGTTCCAGCCATCAGGGCCATCTCATGTATTTACTCG GGAGTTGTATGTTCCGGAATAGGCGTTTGCATGATGTCATGGTGCATCGATAAAAAAGGCCCCTTCTTTGTTTCTGTGTTTAGCCCCTTATTGTTGGTTATCGTTGCAGCACTCAGCTGGGCACTTCTGCGTGAGAAGTTATACCTTGGAAC GCTGCTAGGGTCACTGCTGATCGTGTTGGGACTGTATTGTGTGTTGTGGGGAAAGACCAAGGAAATGGAGTTTGTGCAAAAGGAAGAAGAGTCACAAGACACAAAGGAGGATATGGAAATGCAGTAA
- the LOC111903434 gene encoding WAT1-related protein At1g09380 isoform X1, producing MVQELLPLLIMVLVQFEFAGMNILSKLALDSGMNPYIHVAYRQMFASVTLGPLAYFIERGKRPRMTWSIFIQVFFCSVFGLTANQITYFVGLKNSTPTIACALSNLLPAITFVLAVIFKQENAKLKTLAGQAKLMGTLIGVGGAMLLSMYHGPIVPISESGIDVNIMKNQITKDSNGDTQGNLIGPILIIISAFTWAIWFIIQARMGNIYPAPYSSSALMMALATFECSVFGLIMEPHLHEWSLVPAIRAISCIYSGVVCSGIGVCMMSWCIDKKGPFFVSVFSPLLLVIVAALSWALLREKLYLGTLLGSLLIVLGLYCVLWGKTKEMEFVQKEEESQDTKEDMEMQ from the exons ATGGTGCAAGAGCTACTACCGTTGTTGATCATGGTACTTGTGCAGTTTGAATTTGCAGGTATGAACATCCTCTCAAAGCTTGCATTGGATTCTGGCATGAATCCTTACATCCATGTTGCCTACCGTCAGATGTTTGCTTCAGTCACCCTTGGCCCTTTGGCATATTTCATCGAAAG AGGGAAAAGACCTCGAATGACTTGGTCAATTTTTATCCAAGTTTTCTTCTGTTCGGTTTTTGG GTTGACAGCGAACCAAATCACATACTTTGTTGGTTTAAAGAACTCAACGCCAACCATTGCATGTGCGTTATCAAATCTCCTTCCAGCAATCACTTTTGTCCTTGCCGTCATCTTCAA gCAAGAAAATGCAAAGTTAAAGACATTGGCTGGACAAGCAAAGTTGATGGGAACATTAATCGGGGTGGGGGGTGCCATGCTCTTGTCTATGTACCATGGACCTATTGTACCAATTAGTGAATCAGGCATTGACGTAAACATTATGAAGAATCAGATCACCAAAGATTCGAATGGGGATACTCAAGGGAATCTCATTGGTCCAATTTTAATCATCATCAGTGCTTTCACTTGGGCTATTTGGTTCATTATCCAA GCAAGAATGGGCAACATTTATCCAGCACCCTATTCGAGCTCAGCGTTGATGATGGCATTGGCCACATTTGAATGCTCAGTATTTGGTCTAATCATGGAGCCGCACTTGCATGAATGGTCTCTGGTTCCAGCCATCAGGGCCATCTCATGTATTTACTCG GGAGTTGTATGTTCCGGAATAGGCGTTTGCATGATGTCATGGTGCATCGATAAAAAAGGCCCCTTCTTTGTTTCTGTGTTTAGCCCCTTATTGTTGGTTATCGTTGCAGCACTCAGCTGGGCACTTCTGCGTGAGAAGTTATACCTTGGAAC GCTGCTAGGGTCACTGCTGATCGTGTTGGGACTGTATTGTGTGTTGTGGGGAAAGACCAAGGAAATGGAGTTTGTGCAAAAGGAAGAAGAGTCACAAGACACAAAGGAGGATATGGAAATGCAGTAA